The nucleotide sequence ACCTTCGCGCTGCAGATGGCCGTGCTCTATGTGCCCTGGCTCAACCCGATCTTCAGGACCGCGCCGCTGAGCGCGGGCGAGCTCGGTGCCTGTCTCGCGCTGTCGTCGGTCGTTTTCATCGGCGTCGAGATCGAGAAGTGGCTGGTGCGCCGGGGCTGGCTCTACGGCGGAAATTGAGCGGCGCGCGCGGGGCGCCGCAGGCATTCAGCCGCCCAGCACTTCGGCGCGCAGGGCCGACACCGCCGCGCGCACCGCTTCGAGATCGCCCGGAGGAACCCGCGCGTACTCGGCGCCGCTCAGCTTGATCGCGTGCTGCTGGCGCCGCAGTTCGCGGTAGGCATCGGCCGCGCCCTGCGCGAGCGTCGCTGGAACGAGGCCGGCCGCGCCGGCGCGCAGGAGCAGCGCGATATTGCCCACGTTGTCGGCCATTTCGGGATGCGCCGCGCTGTGCCGCAGCACGAGGTATTGCACGCAGAATTCGACGTCGACGATGCCGCCGCGGTCGTGCTTGAGGTCGAACAGTTCGCTCGCGTTGACGTGACCCGCGTGCATTTTCTCGCGCATCGCGCGGACCTCGGCGCGCAGCGCCTCCGCGTCGCGGGGCAGGCACAGCACTTCGCGGCGCAAGGTCTCGAAGCGCGCGCCGATTTCGCCGTCGCCGCAGACGAAGCGCGCCCGCGTCAGCGCCTGATGCTCCCATACCCAGGCGTGCTGCAACTGGTAATCGCGGAACGCCGCCATCGAACTGACGAGCAGCCCCGAGGCGCCGTCAGGGCGCAGCCTGAGGTCGGTTTCGTAGAGGATGCCGGCCGACGTAAGCGTGCCGAGCCAGGTGTTGATGCGCTGCGCGAGCCGTGCATAGGTTTCCTGTGCGCGCGGGTCGGCGTCGTCGTAGAGGAACACCAGGTCGAGATCGGACGCGTAACCGAGCTCCTTGCCGCCGAGCTTGCCGTAACCGACGACGGCGAAGCGCGGCGCGTCGCGGTGACGTGACTTGAGGCCTGCCCAGCAGCGGCCGAGTGTTTCGGCGAGCAGCGTGTCGGCCAGATACGACAGGTGATCCGACAGCGCTTCGAGGGTCAGGCGCCCGGCGACGTCCTGCGCCAGCAGGCGCAGCGTTTGCACCTGCTTGAAGCGGCGCAACGCGTCCATCTGCGCCTCGGTGTCGTTCGGCTGGGCGTCGAGCTCGTCGCGCAGCTGCGCGGCGAGCGTGGGCCAGTCGGGCAGCGCCAGCAGCGACTGCGGCGCGATCAGCTCGTCGAGCAGTTGCGGTTGCCGCGTGATGAGCTGCGCGGCCCAGGGGCTCGCGGCCAGCAGCCGTACGAGCTGGCGTAGCGCGGCCGGATATTCGGCGAGCAGGGCGAGGTAGGTGGCGCGGCGCGCGATCGATTGCACCAGCCGCGCGAAACGCTCGAGCGTGGCCTGCGGGTCGCGCTGGCTGCCGATGACTTCGAGTGCCGGCGGCAGCAGCGCGTTCAGCCGCAACTGGGTCGATTCGGGCAGCCGCGCGCTCGCCTCGCGCAAGGCCTCGAGCGTCGCCAGCACCTGCGCGGCATCGTCGTAGCCGGCGTTCTCCAGCAAGGCCGTTGCCGCTTCGACGCCGGCCGTGCCACAGCACACGGCGGTGAGCGGATGGCTCATCTGGTCGGTCTGCGGCGCGGCGAACGCCTGCTCGAAGTGCCGCGTCACGCGGCTGCGGTGGCGGTCGAGCGCGGCAACGAGCGTGCCGTAATCGGCGACGCCCATCGCCTCGGCAAGCATCGCCTGCGAATCGGTATCGTCGGGCAGGCGCTGGGTCTGCGCGTCGTCGAGATACTGGATGCGGTGTTCGAGGCGGCGCAGAAAGTCGTAGGCCGCCGCGAGTTCCTGCCGCGCGTCGGCCGCGAGCAGCCCGCTTTTCGCGAGTTCGCCGAGCACCGTGAGCGTCGGCCGCTGCTGCAGCGTGCGGATCTGGCCGCCGCGTATGAGTTGGAACACCTGCGCCGTGAACTCGATTTCACGGATGCCGCCGGGACCGAGCTTGACGTCGGTCGCCATTTCGCGGCGCACGACTTCGCGGCGGATCTGCGCGTGCAGCTCGCGGATCGCGGCGAAGGCCTCGAAATCGAGGTACTTGCGGAATACGAAAGGTCGCACGACCGCGGCGAGTGCGTCGTGATGCCCGCCCGTCAGCGGCCGTGCCTTGATCCAGGCGTAGCGCTCCCAGGGCCTGCCGTGCGCGACGAGATAGTCCTCGAGCATATCGAAACCCATCGCGAACGGCCCGGACTCGCCCCATGGCCGCAGCCGCAGGTCGACGCGGAAGACGTAGCCGTCGGCGGTGTTCTCGCCGAGCGCCGCGGTGAGCTTGCGCCCGAGGCGGACGAAGAATTCGTGATTGCTGATCGAGCGCACCGCGGCGTCGCCGTCCGCCGCGGTCTCGCCTTCCTCGGGATAGAGATAGATCAGGTCGATGTCGGACGAGACGTTGAGTTCGCCGCCGCCGAGCTTGCCCATGCCGACGACGACCATGCGCTGCGGCGCGCCGTCGGCGCCGCGCGGCTCGCCGTGGCGCGCGGCGAGCGTCGTGTGGTGGAACGCGAGTCCAGTCTCGATGCTCGTTTCGGCGAGCGCG is from Thiobacillus denitrificans ATCC 25259 and encodes:
- the glnE gene encoding bifunctional [glutamate--ammonia ligase]-adenylyl-L-tyrosine phosphorylase/[glutamate--ammonia-ligase] adenylyltransferase; the encoded protein is MLIHAMSNPALKRLARCSRFGRRLLAAQPALAEALVPMLERPFGRDAMVAFLSEPPCVDEDSLHRRLRQLRQRVWLVTTARDLAGSADLGEVVATWSALAETSIETGLAFHHTTLAARHGEPRGADGAPQRMVVVGMGKLGGGELNVSSDIDLIYLYPEEGETAADGDAAVRSISNHEFFVRLGRKLTAALGENTADGYVFRVDLRLRPWGESGPFAMGFDMLEDYLVAHGRPWERYAWIKARPLTGGHHDALAAVVRPFVFRKYLDFEAFAAIRELHAQIRREVVRREMATDVKLGPGGIREIEFTAQVFQLIRGGQIRTLQQRPTLTVLGELAKSGLLAADARQELAAAYDFLRRLEHRIQYLDDAQTQRLPDDTDSQAMLAEAMGVADYGTLVAALDRHRSRVTRHFEQAFAAPQTDQMSHPLTAVCCGTAGVEAATALLENAGYDDAAQVLATLEALREASARLPESTQLRLNALLPPALEVIGSQRDPQATLERFARLVQSIARRATYLALLAEYPAALRQLVRLLAASPWAAQLITRQPQLLDELIAPQSLLALPDWPTLAAQLRDELDAQPNDTEAQMDALRRFKQVQTLRLLAQDVAGRLTLEALSDHLSYLADTLLAETLGRCWAGLKSRHRDAPRFAVVGYGKLGGKELGYASDLDLVFLYDDADPRAQETYARLAQRINTWLGTLTSAGILYETDLRLRPDGASGLLVSSMAAFRDYQLQHAWVWEHQALTRARFVCGDGEIGARFETLRREVLCLPRDAEALRAEVRAMREKMHAGHVNASELFDLKHDRGGIVDVEFCVQYLVLRHSAAHPEMADNVGNIALLLRAGAAGLVPATLAQGAADAYRELRRQQHAIKLSGAEYARVPPGDLEAVRAAVSALRAEVLGG